In Carya illinoinensis cultivar Pawnee chromosome 10, C.illinoinensisPawnee_v1, whole genome shotgun sequence, one DNA window encodes the following:
- the LOC122278949 gene encoding uncharacterized protein LOC122278949, which yields MDAQFCDLNVLGDALDKSLNIQGAQETESASDGHEGEEDFCEKAQTCQATSSKHLIKCETFPSSNMMLLASSSDEETERALQGLFSEETKDQAYSRSISLPTPLKLVSALKGSRGKEGVLREKLTVKWAPDVYDPTPTSVSHSVKSKSLQKSKNKKNEKRNGKKGQKGNCSQGGGRKDKKQTRKASKVHDKFGNFEVGNSNSYCGSSFRQKSRAEVHYSVGEAS from the exons ATGGACGCTCAGTTTTGCGATTTAAATGTCCTTGGAGATGCTCTTGATAAGTCATTAAATATCCAAGGTGCTCAGGAGACAGAATCTGCATCTGATGGGCATGAGGGAGAGGAAGACTTCTGTGAAAAGGCTCAAACATGCCAAGCTACTTCCTCTAAGCACTTAATCAAGTGTGAAACCTTTCCATCATCAAATATGATGTTGCTTGCTAGTTCTTCAGATGAGGAAACTGAAAGAGCGTTACAGGGCCTTTTTTCTGAGGAAACCAAGGATCAAGCATACTCACGATCTATATCTTTGCCT ACTCCTTTGAAGCTTGTATCTGCTCTGAAAGGTAGCCGTGGGAAAGAAGGGGTTCTGCGGGAGAAACTGACAGTGAAATGGGCTCCTGATGTGTATGACCCAACGCCCACATCAGTCTCGCACTCCGTCAAAAGCAAGAGCTTGCAGAAGTctaagaacaagaaaaatgaaaagagaaatggGAAAAAGGGGCAGAAGGGTAACTGTTCACAAGGAGGCGGTCGCAAAGACAAGAAACAAACTCGCAAAGCCTCCAAAGTTCATGATAAATTTGGGAATTTTGAAGTTGGCAACTCCAACTCCTATTGTGGAAGTAGCTTCCGTCAGAAATCACGAGCTGAGGTGCACTATTCAGTTGGAGAAGCTTCGTGA
- the LOC122278948 gene encoding pentatricopeptide repeat-containing protein At3g53700, chloroplastic, which translates to MFCQIAQMALSSYPWSLPIPHTINNHHHHHHQHPSSLFLSRKPTSCFFISFASAQHHEQLTVPSPLPNSTPTLQLLPDFTPKQLLDTLRRQSDESSALRIFEWASKQPNFTPDSSVYEEILRKLGKAGSFESMTSILEEMKLAGCKISAGTFLIFIESYAEFELYDQVLGVVEMMEDDFGLKPDTRFCNFVLNVLVDGNKLKLVENMHSSVVRRGIKPDVSTFNILIKGLCKAHQIRPAILMMEEMPSYGLSPDERTFTTIMQGYIEEGNMSGALRLRQQMVESGCPCTGVTVNVLINGFCKEGRIGEALSFIQEVSSQGFRPDQFTYNTLVNGLCRAGHAKHALEVMDVMLQEGFDPDIFTYNSLISGLCKLGEAEEAVEILNQMVSRDCSPNTVTYNTLISTLCKENRVKEATELARVLMSKGMLPDVCTFNSLIQGLCLTSNHRTAMEVFEEMKNKGCQPDEYTYNMLIGILCSLGKLEKALSLLKEMESSGCARNVVIYNTLINGFCKNERIEDAEEMFDQMELLGVSRNSLTYNSLIDGLCKSRRVEEAAQLMDQMIMEGLKPDKFTYNSLLTYFCRAGDIKKAADIVQSMTSSGCEPDIVTYGTLIGGLCRAGRIEVANRLIRTVQMKGMVLTPPAYNPVLQGLFKRKRTKEGMMLFREMVEKGDPPDAITYKIVCRGLCNGGGPIGEAVDFMVEMMEKGFIPEFSSFMYLAEGLCALSMEDTLFKLVDMVMEKASFSDGEVSMIRGFLKIRKFQDALATLGDILDSQYPKKAYRRR; encoded by the coding sequence ATGTTTTGTCAAATTGCCCAAATGGCTTTGTCTTCCTATCCATGGTCTCTCCCTATCCCGCATACCATAaacaaccaccaccaccaccaccaccaacaccCATCATCCCTCTTTTTATCTCGCAAACccacctcctgtttcttcatatCCTTCGCCTCCGCACAACACCACGAGCAACTCACGGTCCCCTCTCCACTCCCTAATTCAACTCCAACCCTTCAGCTCCTTCCAGACTTCACCCCAAAGCAACTCCTCGACACCCTCCGTCGCCAGAGCGACGAGTCTTCAGCACTTCGCATATTCGAATGGGCCTCAAAGCAGCCCAATTTCACACCCGACTCGTCGGTATACGAAGAAATTCTTCGTAAACTTGGAAAGGCGGGGTCTTTCGAATCCATGACAAGTATCTTGGAAGAAATGAAGCTCGCGGGCTGTAAGATTAGCGCAGGTActttcttgatttttattgaAAGTTACGCCGAGTTTGAATTATATGATCAAGTTCTTGGCGTTGTGGAAATGATGGAAGATGATTTTGGGTTAAAACCCGACACGCGTTTTTGTAATTTCGTGTTGAATGTTCTTGTTGATGGTAACAAGCTTAAACTGGTTGAAAACATGCATTCAAGTGTGGTTCGTAGAGGAATTAAGCCGGACGTTTCTacatttaatatattgataaagGGGCTTTGTAAAGCCCATCAGATTAGGCCGGCCATTTTGATGATGGAAGAGATGCCAAGCTATGGTTTATCACCCGATGAGAGGACGTTCACTACGATAATGCAGGGGTACATTGAGGAAGGTAATATGAGTGGTGCATTGAGACTTAGACAACAGATGGTGGAATCTGGGTGCCCATGTACCGGTGTGACAGTTAATGTTTTAATTAATGGGTTTTGTAAAGAGGGTAGGATTGGGGAAGCGTTGAGTTTTATTCAGGAGGTGTCCAGTCAGGGCTTCCGTCCGGATCAGTTTACATACAATacattggttaatggtttgtgCAGGGCAGGGCACGCCAAACATGCTTTAGAGGTTATGGATGTAATGCTTCAAGAGGGGTTTGATCCagatatatttacatataactCTTTGATTTCTGGGTTGTGTAAATTGGGTGAAGCTGAAGAGGCTGTGGAAATTCTCAATCAGATGGTTTCGAGGGATTGTTCCCCTAACACTGTCACCTACAACACTCTAATTAGCACATTATGTAAGGAGAACCGAGTGAAAGAGGCGACTGAACTTGCTCGTGTTCTTATGAGCAAGGGAATGTTACCTGATGTTTGTACTTTTAACTCTCTGATACAAGGTCTTTGCTTGACCAGTAATCATAGAACTGCAATGGAAGTGTTTGAGGAGATGAAGAATAAAGGGTGCCAACCTGATGAATACACTTACAATATGTTGATTGGCATCCTTTGTTCTCTAGGGAAACTTGAGAAAGCTTTGAGCCTGCTTAAAGAAATGGAGTCAAGTGGCTGTGCACGGAATGTAGTTATATACAACACTTTGATCAATGGGTTCTGCAAAAACGAGAGAATTGAGGATGCAGAGGAGATGTTTGATCAGATGGAACTCCTAGGGGTTTCAAGAAATTCACTGACCTACAACAGCCTTATTGATGGCCTTTGTAAGAGCAGGAGGGTGGAAGAGGCTGCTCAGCTTATGGACCAGATGATAATGGAAGGACTGAAGCCTGACAAGTTCACTTACAATTCCCTGCTCACGTACTTCTGCAGGGCCGGCGATATTAAAAAGGCGGCAGATATAGTTCAAAGTATGACCTCAAGTGGCTGTGAACCAGACATTGTAACCTATGGGACTCTTATTGGGGGCCTGTGTAGGGCAGGTCGAATTGAGGTTGCAAATAGGCTTATCAGAACTGTTCAGATGAAAGGAATGGTCCTGACTCCTCCGGCTTATAATCCTGTGCTTCAAGGACTATTCAAACGAAAGAGAACAAAAGAGGGCATGATGCTTTTTAGAGAAATGGTGGAGAAGGGGGACCCTCCAGATGCTATAACATATAAAATTGTATGTCGTGGGCTTTGCAATGGTGGAGGACCAATTGGAGAAGCTGTTGATTTTATGGTTGAGATGATGGAGAAAGGATTTATCCCTGAATTCTCATCATTCATGTATCTGGCTGAAGGACTTTGTGCTTTATCCATGGAGGACACACTATTTAAGCTTGTTGATATGGTCATGGAGAAAGCCAGCTTCTCAGACGGTGAAGTTTCTATGATAAGGGGGTTTCTCAAAATCCGTAAATTCCAAGATGCATTAGCAACTCTTGGAGATATCCTAGATAGCCAATATCCCAAAAAAGCATACAGGCGAAGATGA